In Sphingomicrobium sediminis, the genomic window CTGCGCCCTTCGTCGATCGCCGTCTCTATGATATCGATGCGCTCGCCTAGCCAAGTCAGTCGCAGGTTCATGACGTTGAGGAAGGCCCCGATGCCGGCGAGCATGAAGACGGGGGCGAGGCTTGCCTGGAGGATCGCCTGGACGCGCGGCGTGGACGCAGTGCGTTCGAGCAGGTCGGTGACGCCGGATGCGATAAGAAGGTCGATCAGCATGATGGAGGGATGGACCCGCGGCGCGCGCCTGGCAAGCGTGACGCGCGCTTCGGGGTCGGTTAGGCCCGTGCGATCAGGGCCAGCGTGAACAGGACCGCACTGGTGGTGCAGGCAATTGAGCGTACATGGTTCCAGACAGTCCAGCGGCGCATGTAGAGCGACCACATGGCCGCTGCTCCCGAGCCGTCGGAATCGGTCGCTTCCAGCCGGTCGTTGAGTGGCACATTGCCCGCCGCCGTCACGCCGAACATGCCCAGCACATAGATCGCGCCGCCTGCCAGCAGGTAGATCGCCCCGGCATCCGCCAAGTCGAGCGCCGTGCCGATGGCAAGGACGAGGCTGGCAAGGCTGCTCAGGAAAAAGAGCGGCATGAAGGCGGATTTGAGGATGATGCGGTTGATCGACTGCATCGCCGCCATACCGGTCGTGCCTGCCATCGCGTCGAGCGAGCGCATCACAAAAACCGAAAAGGTGAGATAGACTCCGGCCATGATGCCCGATGATATCGCGGCGAACCAAGTGAGGGCGGTGGTGAACATATCCATGATGATTCTCCCCTTGGGAAGCGGCCTCAAGCGGCCGCTTCCTCCACATTCCAGATGCCGGTCGCGGCAGTTTCGCGCGCATAGTCGGCAAAGTCCCTGGGGCGCCGACCGAGCGCCCGTTCGACCCCGTCGGCAAGATAGGCGTTGCGCCCGTCGAGCACGGTCGAGAGCAGATAATCGAGGATCCAGACGATATCGTCCGGCGCACCCGAACGCTTGATCTCGTCCATGAAGGCATCGTGCGGGACGTCGACAAAGTCGATCTGTCGACCCGTCGCGGCGCTGAGGTCGGCGGCCACTTCGGCCATGGTCATGAGGCGCGGGCCGGTCACTTCATAGACTTCGCCATGGTGGCCGTCCTCGGACAAGGCGGCGACCGCCACGTCGGCAATGTCGTCGGCGTCTATAAAGGGCTCGGGCGTGTCGCCGGCGGGAAGGGTGATGGCACCGGCATGGACCATGTCGATGAACGCGCCTTCGGAGAAATTCTGCGCGAACCAGCTGGCTCGCACCACGGTACATTCGAGCCCGCTTTGCTGGACGATCCGTTCGCAGGCCTGTGCCTCTTCCTCGCCGCGACCCGACAGGATGACGAGGCGCTTCACGCCATTGGCCTTGGCCTTCTCGACCAACGCAGCGATGGCATCGGTCGCGCCCGGCATGGCGAGGTCGGGAGTGTAGCTGATGTAGATGGCGGCGGCGCCGTGCATTGCGGCATCCCATCCGGCTTCTTCATTCCAGTCGAAAGCCGGGGTCGAGGAGCGCGAGGCGGCGCGGACGTCATGTCCTTTCGCTTCGAGGCGCTCCACGATGCGGCGACCGGTCTTTCCGGTGCCGCCGAGGACGAGGATGGTGTCGTTATTGGTCATGTCATGTCTCCCGTTGGCGTTGCATCATCCGGGATAGGCCGAGGGACCGCGATCATTCTTGCCCGCTCGTGCCAAGCTTTTGACCGATGACGACAATTCACGCGGCCGCTGCCTGTTCAAGCCATAGGGCGCCGATTAGGCTCAATCCCCGTCATGGGGCAGATCACGTCACTCTATGTCTACAAGGTCGTCTCGCAGGCGAGCGAGGGCGTCGAGACGCGCGACCTGGTCGAGGATCTGGGGCTCGATCCCGATGGTCCGATCGATCCGGCGCGGATGGTGTCGTCGGAAGACTATTACCGTTTCTTCGCCCGGCTGGAGGAGCGCGACCCAGAAGGGCTGGCGCTGCCGTGGCGGATCGGCGGTTCGATGCGGGCCGACGAATATGGCGCCTTCGGGCTCGCCTGGAAGTCGGCGCCCGACCTGCGCGGCTCGTTCAGCCGCGCGGAACGCTATGGCCGCGTCCTCTCCAGCGTCGAAGTCTTCGAACTGGAGCGGGTCGAAGATGGCGCTTTCCTCACGCTCCATAAAGAAGGTGACGGCAGCCGCGGCATGCTGCTCTCCAACGAAGCGAGCATCGCGGCCGTACGGGTCATGTGCGCGCAGGTCAGCGCCGAACCATTCCGCGCCAAGGCCATCCATTTCATGCACGCGCCGCGCGGCGACGTTGCAGCCTACGAAGCGCACTTCGGCTGCCCCGTGCACTTCGGGGAGCAGCGCGATGCCGTGCTGGTGAGCGAAGACACGCTGACCGCGCCCAACCTGTTGGGCGATGCCACCATTGCGGGTTTCTTCGACCGCCATCTCGAACAGGAACTGGCGAGCATCGAGGAGCGGCAAACCCTCGACGGTCAGGTGAAGACGCTGGTCGCAAACGCCTTGAGCGAAGGCGTGCCGACGGTCTCATCCATCGCTTCGGACATGGGCATGAGCGCACGAACGCTGCAAAGGCGTTTGTCGGACGAGGGATTCAGTTTCCAAGGCCTGGTCGACGCGGCGCGGCAGGGTCTCGCCAAGCAATTGCTCTGCGAGACCGATTACGGCCTTGCCGAAATCGCTTTCCTCACCGGCTTCTCCGAACAAAGCGCTTTCACCCGCGCCTTCAAGCGCTGGGCCGGGCAGACACCGGGGTCATTTCGCAAGGCGTAGATAAGGAAGCCGGTGCAGTCATTCGCGCGATCTGACGCATGCTGACGGGAGCCAATCCTCTGCAATTGCAACAAAAAGCATCGCCGCGTGTTCAGAATGACTCAGGCCAAGCGCGGCTTGTTACATTGTTACACTTCATCTCCTGAAGGGTCTGAGAAATGAGAAGTCGTTTTCCTGAGAGCTGCAAGCCAACGAAGAGCCTTCTGGCAGTATTGCCGATCGGTTTGCTGCTTACAGCTTGTGGCGGCGGATCGACTTCGGGCGGTTCGGGCATCGTGACCAGTCCGCCGCCGCCTCCACAGGCCGTCTTCGCCAATTTCGATAGCGTGGTTGCAAACAACACGACCCGCATCAACGGTCGGTCCACTGAAGCTGCTTTCACCTCCAGTGGCAGCGGTGACAATCTGGTATTCAATTCGGTGTCGGGGGTCACTCGGGGCAGCGCGATCGCTAGGATCACGATCGACAATAATCAGGACCTTTCAAGTCTTTCGATCGACGGTCGGCAATCCGATGTATCGTTCGACGAAGGCGATGCCGGGGTAGCATCCAATTTGGGTTCGTTGGGCTATCCCGGGGCCATCACGCTGCAATCCTCGGACATGCGGAGCATGGCTATCTATGCCGATCCCTATTTCAGCAATTTCAATTATCAGACCTTCGGTGTCTGGGCGACGGGTCTCGGGACCGGGAGCGGCAATCTCGGCGCCCTATCGGTCGGAGCGGCAACGGACGGCACCCGCATCCCCCCGACTGGCTCGGTCGTGTTTACCGGCTATGTTGCCGGCATCCTCACGCAAGACGGTGAAAATGCGGCCGAAGTCGTCGCCGATGCTAGCTTCTCGACCAATTTCGAGAACCGGACGATCGAAGTGGAAGCCGTCAATTCGCAATTGTCGAATGCCGTTGGTTCGTTGACGCCGAACGACGCGGCCTTGTTGGATTTCACGGGCACGCTGACCTATGGCGGCGGCGGTAACACGATCACCGGCATTTTCAGCACGTCGCCCACGCTCAACCTGTCAGGCGAAGCTTCGGGACAGTTTTTCGGGCCGGATGCCAACGAGATTGGCGGGACGTTCTTCCTGACAAATCCCGATGACAGCATGTCCTATATCGGGGGCTTCGGCGGCAATTGATCGATGCTCCGGTCGATATATCGCCGACCCATCTGGAAGCGCCACAACCAGGTCACAGCGAAACCGAGAACCAACGTCAGTTTCTGATCGGACTACAGTTGATTGCCGAGGGCCGACCGGAAGAAGCGGTCGATGTCCTGAGCGATCTCTACGCGCGATCACCGACCCCGCGCATCCGATTGGAGCTGGCCCGCGCCCTCATGCTGTCCGGGCGGCTTGGGGAGGCGCGGCAGCTCTTCGTCGAGGCTTATGACGATGACCCGCCGGCTGCCGTCAAATCGTCGATTCTCGTCTTCATCGACCGGATCGACAGGCAGCGCGGGCGACTGAAGCTGCAGGCGTCGATCGCCCGTTTCGGCAACCCCTTGCGCCAACCCGACACCTACTCCTTCGATTTCGGCGGCATCGAACTCACCTTCGAGCCGGACGACGAGTATCGCGACATCTGGGGCATCACGCTTGGCGGGCAGTATGACCGTCAGATCGCGGATGACACCTCGGTGGCCGTATCCGCCTCCTATCGAGAATTGCGCGGCGACCTGGCTGACAGGTTCACTGGCAATGTCGGCGTGCAGCACAGATTGGGGCCACGGGTCTCGGCGACGGTCGGCGCTGCGCGCTTGGACCAGAAGTTTCAGTCCTTCACGCTGCCCTTCACCCGGGTAGCGTATACGGAGACGTTGGGCCCCAGGGCCGCACTGCAACCCGCTTTGACGGTCGGCTATTTCTTTTCCGATGCAGGGTCGAGCCTGTCAGGCGTGCAAGTCGAGGCGTCGCTCCCCTATCTTTTCACGCCGACGCCCACCCAACGATTTGCGGTGGGCCCCATATTCCAGCGACGAGAGGCCGGCTTTGCCGAGCAGAGTTTCACCTCGATCGGCCTGAGGGCCTCGGCTCAGTGGAGGTTCGAAGAGGTCAGCTTGGAATTGTCATTGCGTGGCCGGCTGACCCGGTTCGACGAGATCGACCCGTTCTGGCTCGAGCGCAGGGAGGAAGCGGGCGCATCGGTTGCGGCTGCGATCAGTTCGGAGCGCTTGCGGGTCGGCTCGTTCGTCCCGGGCCTCACGATCTCGTGCGATCTCGTCAGTTCCTCGATCGACTATTTCGAGCAGAGGAATTGCGATTATGCGGTGCAGATAAACCGCATCTTCTAGATTTTCGGGAGTGTCCGGATGGCCGGCACCAGCATCCAAAAAAACGCCTTGGGCAGGACGGCCTCGTAAATGGCGGAGCGGGTGGGATTCGAACCCACGATAGGGGGTTACCCTATACACACTTTCCAGGCGTGCGCCTTCGACCACTCGGCCACCGCTCCGCGCCAGTGCGTGCGCCTAGCGGGAAGGGCGCGCGCGTGCAAGCCGTGGCTTGCCCCGGCGCATCTCCCTCGCCTAAGCGAAGGCGATGGATCGTCGCTTCGGCACTGCCCCCTCTGCGGAGGAGATGGAGAAGATTGCCGAGACGGCCTATGCGCGGCTGCCTGCCCAATTTACGGAACATCTCGGCGACATTGTCTTCCAGGTGCAGGATTTTGCCGAGCCCGAGCTGCTGCGCGAAATGAGTATCGAGGAGCCGTACGAGCTGACCGGCGTCTATGAAGGCATCCCGATGAGCGAGCGCAGTGTCGAGCATTCCGGCACCTTGCCCGACCGCATCCGCCTGTTTCGCCTGCCGATCCTGCTCGAATGGTGCGAGCGGGGCGACGAGACGCTGGAGCATCTCATTCACCACGTGCTGGTGCACGAAATCGGTCATCATTTCGGCCTGTCGGACGCGGACATGCATGCGCTCGAGGACGAGGCATGAGCGCGCTCCTGACCTTCGAGGGCGTGACCTGCGCGCGCGGCGGGCGGACCTTGTTCGAGGATGTGAGCTTCGCGCTCGGGCCCGGCGATGCGCTGCGGCTGACGGGCCCCAACGGCACCGGCAAATCCTCGCTGCTGCTGGTCGCGTCAGGATTGCTCGAACCTATCTCCGGCCGGGTCGAGGCGGTGCGGCTGGCGCTGGCCGACGAGCGGATCGGACTGGAGCGCGACCGGTCTTTGCGCGATGCGTTGTCCTTTTGGGCGAAGCTCGACAATTCGGACATTGTCGATACGGCGTTGAAGGCGATGGGCCTTACCGAGCTGGCCGAAGTGCCGGTGCGTTATTTGTCGACGGGACAGCGCCGCCGCGCCGGCCTCGCGCGGGCGATTGCCAGCGGCGCGCGCCTCTTGTTGCTCGACGAACCGGCCGACGGTCTCGATACGGCCTCGCGCGAACTGCTCGACGCCGCGATTGCGCGGAATCGGCAGGCGGGCGGTGCGGTTCTTGCCGCCAGCCACCAGCCATTGAACGGTACGTGGCAGGAATTGGAGCTGGGCTCGTGACCGGCGCGCTCATTGCTCGCGAAGTGCGCCGCGCGCTGGCGGGCGGCATTTGGCTGCCGGTCATCTTCTTCCTGCTCGTCGCGACCTTGGTGCCGTTCGCGACCGGCCCCGATGCGGCGCTGCTGGGCGCCGTCGGCCCGGGTATGATCTGGGTCGCTGCCCTGCTTGCGGCCTTGCTCCCGCTCGACCGCCTGATCGCGCCCGACATGGAAGATGGCAGCATCGACCAGCTGCGCCTGCGCGGCATCTCGACCGAATGGATCGCGCTCACCAAGCTGATCGGACACTGGCTTGGCTTCGGGCCGCTGTTGCTGGTCGCGTTGCTCCCGGCCGCCGCCCTGATGGGCCTTACCGAAACGCAGATCCCCGCACTGGCCCTCTCCCTATTGGTCGGGACGCCCGCCTTGGCAGGGCTTGGCATCGCGGTCGCAGGGCTCGTCGCCGGACTGGAGCGCGCCGGATCGCTGGCGGGCATCCTGCTCCTGCCGCTCGGCATCCCCGTGCTCGTCTTCGGCGTCGGCGCGGCGCAAGGACAGGCCGGCGCCTTTCCACTCTTGGGCGCGGTCTCGTTGTTGCTGACGGTGGGAAGCCCGTTCGTTGCGGGCGCAGCTTTGCGCCAGCGCAGCTAGTCGTTCACGTAGCGCGCGAAGATGGCGGTGGGCAGGACCAGCCCGCGCGCTTCCTCGCGCACGCCCATCTCGCCGACTTCCACCTTGCCCGGCAGGTGTGCGGCCTGCTGTCGCAGCAGTTCGCCAATGCTCAGCGCGCTCATGCGCACGGCATAGACGGTGAGGATGAGGAAGCGACTATCGGCGTCGAGCAGGCTGACGCAATCGTTGAGCAACGGCGCCAATCCAGTCTCGATTTCCCAACGCTCGCCCTTGGGGCCGCGCCCGAATTTGGGCGGGTCGAGCATGATGCCGTCATAGCGGCGCTCGCGGCGCACTTCGCGCGCGGCAAACTTGCCCGCATCCTCGACCAGCCAGCGGATGGGATTGTTTTCCATCCCCGACAAAGCGGCATTTTCGCGCGCGCCGTCGACCGACTTCTTGCTTGCATCGACATGGACGAGGTCGGCCCCGGTCTCGCTCATCTGAAGCGTGCCGACGCCGGTATAGCCGAACAGGTTCATCGCGCTCTTGCCCGCGCCGAGCCGCTCGCGGGCAAAGTCCCATTGCGGGGCCATGTCGGGGAAGAAGGCAAGGTGCCGGAAGGGGGTCAGGCTGGCGTGAAAACGCGTCGGCCCGCGCGACAATTCCCACGTTGCGGGGACATGCTTGAGCTCGTGCCAGCGGCCGCGCCCGTCGGCATCGCTGGCCGGCACGAACTCGGCATGTGCGTCCCAGTCGGTGCGCGCGGGCGCCCACATGGCCTGCGGCTCGGGACGGATCGTGCGGATGTCGCCGAAGCGCTCATATTTGCGCCCGTCGCCGCAGTCGATCAGCGCATAATCGTCCCACGGTTGGGTGACGAGGGTCAGAAGCTCGCTCATGTCTTGGGCTTCCGGCGCATGGCGAGGAAAGTGATGATCAATGCGATCGCCGCAAAGGCGAACCATTGGAAGGCATAGCTCATATGGTTGTTGCGGATCGCATCGGGCGAGGGCGCGGCGCTGGTCTCGAGCCCGGCCTGGCCTGCCTCTGCGACAAGGCGGAAGCCGTATCGCTCGTCGGGTCCGATGACGCCGGCAACCTCGCCGCCCTCCCAGTCGGTGCCGGCCACGGGTTCCCGGCTCCAGCCGATTTCGACTGCGGCGCCCGGCCCCTCGGCACTGGTGCGGCAATCGGCGACATGGGCGTAGCCGGACTGGCCGGCGGCGTTGGCACCGGCCTGGTGTCGCCAATCGACGACTTCGAGGCAGTTGAGCGAGGAGCGGCGATAGAGCGGCGGCTCGGCCGGGACGATCACCGGATAGGCAACCGGATCGAGATCGGTCGCGGCTTCATATTGCGCGAGCAACGCTTCCTTCTCCTCGGCCCGGCCCAGTTGCCAGATGCCGAGGCCGATCATCGTGGCGACCGCGCCGGCGACGATGACGAGGGTGAGGATGCGCTTGGTGCTCATTCCTTGAGGCGTCCTTCGCGGGCTTCGTGCTGATATTCTTGGTACAATAAAGCCGCCTTGCCGAGGCGCAGGCCATAAAGCGTAAGGCCGAGCAGGATCGGGACCCAGACAAGGTGCGCATACCAGGCGGGCTCGATCGCCAGCTCCATCCAGATCGCGCCGACCGCGACGATCGTGCCGATGATCAGGATAAGGAAGGCGGCCGGACCATCGCCGACATTGAAGCCGCTCAAGTCGAGGCCGCAATGGCGACACGTATCGGCGAGCGCGACGGGCCCCGAAAATAGGCTCGGGGTGCCGCAACGCGGGCACTGGCCCTTGAGGCTGGCCGCGGCCAGCCCCGGTGCCGTGTTTCTAGTGATAGGTGGCGCCCCAGCCGCCCCACACATAGATGGTGGCGAAGAGGAACAGCCAGACGACGTCGACGAAGTGCCAGTACCAGGCAGCGGCCTCGAAGCCGAAATGCTGCTTGGGGGTGAAGTCGCCGCGGCGCGCACGGAAGTAGCAGACGATCAGGAAGATCGTGCCGACGAGCACGTGGAAGCCGTGGAAACCGGTCGCCATGTAGAAAGTCGAACCATAGATGTCGCCGCCATTTTCGACCGAGAAGGCGAACGGCGCGACGCTATATTCGAAGGCCTGGATGGCCGAGAAGACGACGCCCAGACCGATGGTCGCGAGCAGGCCCTTCTTGAGGCCGTCACGGTCGCCGTGGATCAGCGCATGGTGCGCCCAGGTCACCGTCGTGCCCGAGCAGAGCAGGATGAGGGTGTTGAGCAGCGGATAGCCGAACGGGTTGAGAACTTCCTTGCCCGCGGGCGGCCATTCGGCGCCGATCACTTCGGGCGGGAAGAGCGAGGCGTTGAAATAGGCCCAGAACCAGGCGACGAAGAACATCACTTCAGACGCGATGAAGAGGATCATGCCATAGCGGTGGTGCAGCTGCACGACCGGGGTGTGATCGCCGCCGTTGGCTTCCTTTACGACATCGGCCCACCAGCTCCAGAAGGTGAACAGCACGCCGATGAGGCCGGCACCGAACATGTACGGGCCAACGGCATAATCGCTCATCCAGAAAACCGCGCCGGCAAGCATGATCATCGCGGAGGTCGCGCCGACCAGCGGCCAGATGCTCGGGGGAAGGATGTGATAGTCGTGGTTGACGGTACCAGCCATGGATTCAGGTCCTCAGATGTTCGTTACGCGCGGCCCTAGCGAACCCCGCATCAATTTTCCACCGGGAAAAATGTATAGGAAAGGGTGATTTCGTCGATATGCGCGGTCTCGGGGTCGGTGAGGATCGCCGGATCGACGAAGAAGTTGATCGGCATCTCGACCTTCTCGCCGGGTGCCAACTCCTGCTCGGTAAAGCAGAAGCATTCGATCTTGGAGAAATATTGTCCCGCCTGGACCGGCGTCACGTTGAAGGTCGCGGTGCCTTTGGTCGGCAGGCTCGTATAGCTTTCCGCCGTATAATTGACGGTCGTGCGCGCGCCGGGGGCGATGCGCACCGTGGCGGCAGGCTCGAAATTCCACGGCAGGTCGCGCGAGATGTTGGCATCGAAGCGCACGCCGATTTCGCCGGCCACGGCGCCGGGTGCCTCGTTTGCGACCTGCGTGGTGCCGCCAAAGCCGGTCACCTGGCAGAAGATGCGATAGAGCGGGACACTAGCGAAGGCGAGCGCGAGCATGCCCAGCGCGAACAAGGCAGCGCGCAGCGCGACCTTGCCATTATTGCGGTCGAGGGCCGTGCTGTCGCTCATCCGGCCAGCCCCATCTTGGCGATGGTGATCCCGAAGACCAACGCGACAAAGCCGAGCAGCAGCAGGGCCATCACCCGTGCGCGCTCTTTCTGGCGGCGGCGATATTCATTCTCGTCGAAGGGGGGCTGGTTTTCGGTCATGCGATGATCATCCGGTCGGCAACGAGCACTGCGAACAGCGCGAACAAGTAAAGGATCGAATATTTGAACAGGGCTTTTTCAGGGCCCATGCCGGCAGGCTCGTCGGCGGTGTTGCGCGCGACCCTTGCTGCCAGCACGAGGAAGATAAGGTTCAGCGCGATCGATGCGATACCGTAAATCGGCCCGGTCAGGCCGAGCGGCCAGGGCGCGACCGCCGAGGCGACCAGCGGCAGCGTATAGAGGAAGATCTGGCGGCGTGTTTCCTTGTTGCCCGCGACCACCGGCAGCATCGGGATGCCGGCGGCGGCATAGTCGGTGCGCACGAACAGGGACAGCGCCCAGAAATGGGGCGGGGTCCACAGGAAGATGATGCCGAACAGAAGGATGGGAAGGACGGTGACGTCACCGGTCACGGCAGCCCAGCCAAGCAAGGGCGGGAAAGCGCCTGCCGCGCCGCCAATGACAATATTCTGCGCGGTCCGGGGCTTCAGCCACATCGTATAGATGACGGCATAGAAGAAGATGGCGAATGCGAGGATGGCTGCGGCGAGCCAGTTGGTCGCGAGCCCCAGCAGGATCACCGAAAAGGCCGAGAGCCCGACGCCGAAGTGGAGCGCCGACTGGCGTTCGACGCGCCCGGTCGGCAGCGGCCGCTTGGCGGTACGCTTCATCTTGGCGTCGATATCGGCTTCGTACCACATGTTGAGCACGCCCGATGCGCCGGCGCCGACGGCGATGCAGAGGATCGCGGTGAAGCCCAGGATCGGGTGGATGCCCTGCGGCGCGACGAGCAGTCCGCACAGGGCCGTGAAGACGACGAGCGTCATGACGCGCGGCTTGGTCAGCGCGAACAGGTCGGCGGCGCTGGCCGGATAGCGGGGCGTCGTGGTGGCGGCTGCATTGTCCATGGTTGCGGCTCCTATAAGGCCTCGTTTCGATGAGTCCAAGACCACAAAAATACCTTGTCGCAAGAGGTGTTTAGGCTAGGCTGCCGCCCATGTTGATTCTCAGTCTTGCCGCCGCATTGTCGCTCGCCTCGCAGGAAGTGCCTGCAGAGCCCTCCGAAGCCGAGGAAAGTGTTGACCAAGCCCTGCCGCCCGGCTGGCGCCCGGCGCCGGCGGGGCTGATGATCGGGGGTCCAAACGGTGAGCCGATGCGGGTCGTGGCCGTTGGGCTGGCGATCGAGCCGCAGGCGGAAGAGGCCGAGGCTGCGGAGGATTTGGTTCGGGTCACGCTGACCACCGGCATGGGCGACATCGTGCTCGATCTCGACCGTGGCAATGCGCCGGTCACGACGGCGGCCTTCCTCGATTATCTCGAGCGCGGCTGGCTGGTCGATGCGGCTTTCTATCGGGCGATGCCCTATGGCGATGCCGGGATCGCGCAATTCGGCGTGCGGCGCACCGATCACCTGCTCGATCCGATCGCGCATGAATCGACCGACGATACGGGCATCCTGCACGAGCGCGGGACTATCTCGCTGATCGCGCCGGCGCCGGGTGAGGGCCGCGCCGACTGGTTCATCTCACTGGTCGATATCCCGGGCTTCGATGCGAGCGAGAGCTTTCACGGCTTCTCGCCCTTCGGCCGCGTGGTCGAGGGCATGGATGTGGTCGAGGCGATCTTCGGCGCACCGCTCGATCCCGAAGCGGGCGAGGGCGTGATGAAGGGCCAGATGCTGGCCGATCCCGTGCTGATCACCGCCGCCGAGATGGCGGGCGACGACTAACTGCCGAAATTGAAGAAGATGCCGACCGCCAGCTCTGCCCACAGGTAGAGGATGAAGATGGCGATGATGGCATAATAAGGCAGACGCTTGCCGGTCGTGTCGACGCGCCGCCCGACAAGGTCGAACAGGCCGACCGCCAAAAGAATGATCGCCGCCCCGACGATGAAGTCGAGCGGCGACCAATTCACCTCTCCGCTCACGCTGGTGCCGATCAATGGAATGAGCAGCAGCGACAGGCCCCAAAGATAGGGCGTCAGGCGCGAGCGCGGTGTTGCGGGAGCAATGTTATCCATTGCCCCCTTTTACACCTCGATTAGAGGAAATTCACGTAAATTGCGTGGAGCACGCCCGGGATGAAGAAGAGCAGCGTCAGCACCAGGTTCACGAGGAAGGTGCCGCCAATACCCTTGTTCAGCGCGACGCCGAGCGGCGGCAGCAGGACGGAAGCGATAAGTACGATAAGATTACCCATGAAAAATTCCTTTCATGGCCAATAACTTGTTCGCCTAATGCGCCGTTCCGGTCGGCATGGCCCTGCAACGACGAGCGCGCCGAAAAGCACGGCAAACCGCGATTTACTTGATTTTGTCACGCAAGTGATATATAACCGTCACATTATGGCAACTTCAGTGCAACATACGCTTCGCGCCTTCGACGACGATATCTCGAACCTGCGCGGTCAGATCGAAACCATGGGCCGTCTCGCGATCAAGGCGGTCGAGCAGGCTGTGGAAGCGCTGTCGACCGGCGATGTTGCGATCGCCAAGCGTGTGATCGAGGACGACAAGAAGATCGACTTGCTCGAGCAGGATATCGACCAGCTGGCGATCCGCACGATCGCGCTGCGCGCGCCGATGGCCGACGACCTGCGCGATATTATCGCAGCGCTGAAGATCGCCTCGGTAATCGAGCGGATCGGCGACTATGCCAAGAACGTCTCGAAGCGCGTCAAGCGCATGGGCGACAGCGCCGACCGGAGCCAGGTCGACGACCTCGTAGCGATGGGCAAGGATGCCGCCGCGCTCGCCGGCGCTGCGGTGAAGGCTTATCTCGATCGTGATGAAAAGCTCGCGCTGACGATCGACAGCCGCGACGATGCGATCGACAAGGCCTATTCCAAGATCGTCAAACGTACGCTCAAGATGACCTCGGACAGCGAAGGCGCTGCCGACGACATTGCCCACGCGCTTTTCATCGCCAAATATTTTGAGCGGATTGGCGACCATGCCACCAACGTGGCGGAGACGGTCTATTATGCGGCGACGGGCGAGATGTTCCCTGAGGATCCCGCCCGCACCGACGACCTGGACGAATAGCCGCCGCATCGCGCGACGGCTATTCGCAATTTCAGTTTAGAATTCGACCTGCGCGCGGGTGCCGAACACGTCCACACCGTAGTCGCGATCGTCCCCGGCCGCGGGGATGGCTGCATTCTCGATCTGCAGGCGCTGATACTGGACGATGAAGCGGATGTAATCCATCGGCGTCCAGATGAGCGAGGCACCATAGGCGTCCTGGCTGCCACCGATCAGAGTGCCGTCGGTGAGATCGATATGATCGTAGCGCAGGTTGGCCTGCAGCGCGCCGAAGCCGCCTTCGCCAACCGGGCTGACCGGCTTCACGCGATCGAACTTGCCGCCCTTGTAACCTCGGCTGTCGCCCGGCGTCAGGAAATAGCCTACCTCGGCAAACCCGCCGAAGAAGCTGGCATCTTCGAAACCGTCGCGCGAGGCATCGAGCCAATGCGTTTCGCCGGCGACGTGGAGCGGGCCGCGAATGGCGGCGAACTCGAGCCCGTAGCTCAGCTGCTCGTCGGAATCGAAGCTCCCGGTATTGATGAAGCGCGTGTCGGTCGTCGCGATATTCGGACGCTGGCGATAGCGC contains:
- a CDS encoding YqaE/Pmp3 family membrane protein translates to MGNLIVLIASVLLPPLGVALNKGIGGTFLVNLVLTLLFFIPGVLHAIYVNFL
- the phoU gene encoding phosphate signaling complex protein PhoU — its product is MQHTLRAFDDDISNLRGQIETMGRLAIKAVEQAVEALSTGDVAIAKRVIEDDKKIDLLEQDIDQLAIRTIALRAPMADDLRDIIAALKIASVIERIGDYAKNVSKRVKRMGDSADRSQVDDLVAMGKDAAALAGAAVKAYLDRDEKLALTIDSRDDAIDKAYSKIVKRTLKMTSDSEGAADDIAHALFIAKYFERIGDHATNVAETVYYAATGEMFPEDPARTDDLDE